GACCGATGCCGGTGAAGGCCAGCGAGCCATGCAGGCTTGCCTTGATGGCGGAAACTTGTGCACCAGCCGGACGCGGCCATTCATTGGATACGATCAGGTCCAGAAACCGATTGGCTGCCGACATAGGGCCCATCGTATGTGAACTCGACGGACCAACACCAATTTTAAAGACATCAAATACTGATAAAAACATGCTGCTATCGTTCCCACATCGATCTCGTCAGGATGCGACAAACTAGCCGGACTGGAAGCCAAGTCCAGTCCTTGCAGCGACATGTCTATATATAATTAGGGGCATTTCCGGCGAGAGACCTCCCACCGGATTTTGGCTCAGAATGAACCGACAAGATAAGCGATTGCGAGAATACCTGCGAAACCGCAGAGGGCCTTGAAGGTGACACCCCAGCAGGACTTAACGACGCTGTCTTCCATGATTTCCTCAGTTGGCGCACAAGAATTGCGGCGCCGGGATCGATTTTTAGGATTTATTAATCTCCGAAGCTTTTCGCAAGTGCGAAATTTAATCCATTCACTATTGGTTAATCCCGACATCAGGTCTCCTCTGGGCAGCCAGCCGCGGAGGCGGCTTGAGCCGAATCCAGAAGTGGCGCATAGAAATCGCAATTCCTATCGGCAGGGCGCCTCATGACATCGGTCGACATCATCGCACTTCTTCTGTTCGTGGCACTTTGGGTTGGATACTCGTGGCTGACCAGCGGCGACCCGGTTCTGCCGCGCAAGAGCCTGAACCAGGTCATGGCGGAGCGACGCCGGGACTGGATCTACAATTCGCTGAAACGCGACTTGAAGATGATCGATACACAGATCATGGCAGGGCTGCAGAACGGAACCGCTTTCTTCGCATCAACATCCATCTTTGCGATCGGTGGTTGCTTCGCATTGCTGGGTGCGACCGATCGTGTCGATGCGGTGTTTCGCGATCTTGCCTTTGTCGAATATTCCGGGCGTGCCGCCTTCGAATCCAAGGTCGTGGGTCTAACCGCGCTCTTCGGTTATTCCTTCTTCAAGTTCGGTTGGTCCTATCGCCTCTTCAACTACTGCACCATCTTGTTCGGCACCTTGCCAATGGCGAGCGACACTTCAATGCCGCGCAACGAGGTCGAGCGCATTGCAGAAAATGTAATCAGGATGAACATTATCGCTGCGCGGCACTTCAATGCCGGGCTGCGCACAATTTTCCTGTCAATCGGGTATCTCGGTTGGTTTATCGGGCCCTATATGTTCATGGCATCCACGCTGTTCGTGATCGTGGTACTCATGCGGCGTCAGTTCTTCTCGGAGGCGCGCCGTGCGCTCATGGACCACCCGGCCCCGTAATACGCAAGGATATGCAAAGAGTTGAGCCATTCATCGACCAACGTGACCATTCAGCGCGTGCCCCGGCTGCCGTTTATCGATACCCTGCGCGGCGTCGCCCTCATTGCCATGGCAACCTATCACTTCACGTGGGATCTGGAGTTCTTCCACTACCTTGAAGCGGGCACCGCGACGCACGGCTGGCTGAAGATTTATGCCCGAGGCATCGCCTCCACCTTTCTGTTCCTGGTGGGCTTCAGCCTTGTTCTGGCGCACAGCAATGGCATCCGCTGGCAATCCTTCATCAAGCGTCTTGGCATGGTGGCGGGTGCTGCGCTTTTGATCAGCGTCGGGACCTATATTGCCTTGCCGGATCAATGGATCTTTTTCGGCATTCTCCACAACATCGCCGTATCCAGCCTGATCGCCCTGGCCTTCCTGCGGCTTCCGCCTCTCATCACCGGCCTTGTAGCGGTCCTGCTGCTCGGTGGAATGATAGCCGACAATTGGGTTCAGCCCGGTGTTCTGAGCTTCCCGCTTTTTGATTCCCGTTGGCTCGCATGGATCGGCTTCGCAGAGGCCATTCCGCGCTCGAATGACTACGTGCCCCTTTTTCCGTGGTTTTCCGCCGTTCTATTCGGAGTAGCCGCTGCCGGTCTTTGTCTGCGCCATGGGGTCTTTGCATATGTCGAACGCTTGCAGCAGAAGCCTAACCTTCTGACAAAGGCCGGGCGTCACAGCCTTCTCTTCTACCTGTTGCATCAGCCGATCCTGATTGCCTGCGTCTACCTTGCGTCGCTGGTCATCCCGCCGCCTGCACCCGATCTGGTGTCCGGCTATGAGCGGGATTGCCGTCCCTCCTGCGAGGCTCAGGGCAATGATGCAGGTCTGTGCGAACGCTTCTGCGGCTGCACAGCGCGGGCCTTGGGTGGTCAATCCCTGCTTCAGCCGCTTTACCGCGGCGAGATCAATCTGGAAGGTGATGAGCGGGTGAACAAGATCGTTCAGGAATGTTCGATCCAATCGCGGTAACGGCTAGCGGGCGGAGGCTAAAGCGCTTTAGAGCGGAGTTCGACCTGATTGAATCATTCTGCAGCAATGGATTTTCGTCAGGACCAAGGATTTTGCCGATGGGCATATCGGGATATACGTCCGAGGCGAAAGCCGAAGGTAATGGCGAAAATACATGCTGCCCAGAGGGTTGGCCGAAACCGGCCGTCCACTTTGTCGAAGGGCTTGGGCGTATGCTACGGCTACGCCACGCGCCCTTCTCCTCGTGGAACAACCGGTTTGGGCCAACAGAATTGATCCAATCAGGTCAAATTCCGCTCTAGCCCCGGCCTCGATCAGGTTCCAACGCCAATTTCTGCGAGACGCGTGAGGCATGCCTCTTCAACGTTATCCAGCTCGCTCAGCGTATCGTCGATATCCTTGCGTTTCTGGCGAAGCTCGTCGCGTTTGACATCCACGCGCTTCATCAGAAGCTTCAACTGGCCTATCTCGCCTGGCGGCTCCTTGTAGACCTGGATGATTTCCCGTATTTCCGCAATCGTGAAGCCAATACGGCGACCGCGCAGGATCTCCTGGATCAGCCGCCTGTCTGCGGCACGAAACAGCCGGGTCCGCCCACGGCGCTCGGGGTGGATAAGACCCTCGTCTTCGTAGAAGCGCAAGGTTCGGGTGGAAACTCCGAATTCCCGCGTCAGCTCAGTGATGGTATAATACTTATTCACGCCAGTATCCCGTATGAAGCCCTCAAAATAATTGACTTTTACGTGCAAGTCAATTTCGGGTGCGACGGTCTGACTGGCTGGATTCAACTGATCGCAAACCACCAGGTCGCAAGACCGAGGAAGGAAAAGAATCCGGTCACATCGGTCACTGTGGTTACGAAGACAGCGGATGCAACGGCGGGATCGGCGCCAACCTTGTCAAGCAGCAGCGGAATCATGATGCCGGCGAGCGCAGCGGCCATCATGTTGATCAGCATGGCAGCCGCGATGATGCCGCCGATGTTCACATCCTGGAACCATAAGCCAGCGGCGATGCCGATCAGGATACCGAAGATAATACCGTTCAGCAGGCCCACACCCGCCTCGCGTCGAACCACGCGCCATGCATTGTAGATATCGAGATTGCGTGTTGCGAGCGCGCGTACCGTCACCGTCATCGTTTGAGAACCGGCATTGCCACCCATGCCTGCAACGATTGGCATCAGTACAGCGAGCGCGACAATCTGCTCGATCGTCGCCTCAAACAGAGAGATAACCGAGGCGGCCAGCAGGGCTGTCAGCAAGTTCACCAGCAGCCACGGAACGCGGGAGCGCGACGTTTCCGGAATGGTGTCCGACAGTTCTTCGTCACCCACGCCGCCAAGGCGCATGATGTCTTCCTCGGCTTCCTCCTGAATGACGTCGACGACATCGTCGATCGTTAGAATACCGACGAGGCGACCGTTTTCATCCACAACGGCGGCGGATAGAAGGTCGTACTGTTCGAACAGTTGGGCCGCCTCTTCCTGGTCCATATCGGCGGGAATTGGATAGTTGGTTTCCCGCATGATGGTTTCGATCTTCACCTGACGCTTGGTGCGCAAGATGCGGTCAAGATCCACGATGCCGAGAAGCTTGAATGTGGGATCGATCACGAAGATCTGCGTGAAACTTTCCGGCAGATCTTCTTCATCCCGCATGTAGTCGATGGTCTGGCCAACGGTCCAGAACGGAGGCACTGCCACAAATTCCGTCTGCATTCGACGACCGGCGGAACTTTCCGGATAGTCCAGCGCGCGGCGCAGACGTACGCGTTCGGTGAATGGCAGTTGGGCTAGGATCTCTTCCCGATCCTCCTGATCGAGATCCTCCAGGATGTAGACGGCGTCGTCAGAATCCAGTTCGCCGATGGCAGCAGCGATCTGCTCGTTCGGCATCTGATCGACGATTTCGAGGCGGATCGCCTCATCGACTTCCGTCAGAGCCGTCAGGTCGAAATCGTTGCCGAGCAGTTTGACAAGCGCCAGACGCTGATCCGGCAGGATGGACTCCAGCAGGTCACCCAGCTCGGATTCATGCAGGGAAGCGACATTCTGCCGGAGGAACAGCAAATCGCGGTCCGCAATCGCCGCACCAACCATGGCCAGGAAGTCGGAGCGGATCGAGCCGTTCTCCGCGTAGATATCCTCGTCTACGTCATCGGTTTGCGGTTTCGCGCGGCTCTCGTCAAGTTCCGTCATTGCCGCTCCTTGTACCAAACGCCTGTGCCGAAGTGGATCCGCCCGAGTCGGCAGAATGGCTGCGAAAAGTTGATTGTCAACAAATGGATAGGCGAAGCTGGCATAATGATGATCTTTGCCGGAAAGCCTGCCCGTCATGCATTGGACGTGCTAACAGATATCGACCGCAGATTAACAAAGACCAATTTGTAGATACGATGGCTGTACGCACGATTCTTCGTTACCCCGACCCGCTGCTTTCGCGGCCCTGTGCCCGCGTTAGCTCTTTTGACGCCCAGTTGAAGAACCTGTGCGACGACCTGCTGGATACGATGAGAGCAGCACCGGGCGTCGGAATCACGGCTGCGCATATCGGGGTGGATCAGCGCGTTTCGGTCATTCAGCTTGCGCCTGACCAGCCGCTGTACATCCATATCAATCCCGAAATTGTTTCAGCTTCCGGCGATCTCCAGCGTTTCACGGAGGGAAGCGTGTCCATGCCCGGCATGACGGACGATGTGGAAAGGCCCTCCCGCATCGAATTCCGCTATCAGGATCTCGAAGGACAGATTTTCACGGATCATGCGGAGGGGTTTCTCGCCACCTGTATCCAGCACGAAATTGACCAGCTGGACGGCATATTCTGGATCCGGAAACTTTCCCGTCTCAAACGGGACCGGCTGCTGAAGAAATGGGAAAAGCATTCTGTCCGCTGAAGAATGAGAACCATAACGCCTTCTGTACGTTGTGCGGCTGAGCAAACTCAGGAGGTCTCATCATGCCCGCCAAGAAATCGGTCAACGACATTTCCCGCGAGGAAGATTACCGCGATTACGACACCCGCAACATCGACGACGGTTGGCCCTATGCGGATCAGGCCGGTGCGACCGCACCGCCTGTTGGCAACGCCGCCTATGGCGATACGGCTGCGAATTTCGACCGCGAGCGCAACAAAGGCTTCCAGGTGGATAGTGCCGATGAAACCGGTCTGGAAGAAGGTGTCACCGATCGCACCACTCCGGCCACAAAAGGAATGGAGCTGAGCGACGATCTGGAAGAGCGGGTCAGTGATGCAATCGAAGAGCTCGACCTTGTTGCCATGGAAACCATCGACATTCGCGCCGACGGGACCACTGTGACCATTGAGGGCGAGGTCGATGACGCGCAGACCGCACGCAAGCTCGTGGCGCATGTCAAGCGCGTACCAGGTGTTGGAAAAGTCGTCAACGAGCTCACGCTGCTGGGTATCGACAGCCTCATTCCCGATGAGGATTAAGCAAAATCGATTGGCAGTCGCTAAAATGTTTATGCTGCCGAATTGACCTGCAACTGAATGGGTGGAGCGGCGGCAAGCGTATTGCTGATCGTGCAAAGATGTTTCGCCAGCGTCGCGATTTCGTGGCGCTGGCTTTCATCATAGTCACCTGAGATATTCAGTGTGGCTGTGATACTTTCGACGCGGGAAGGCTCATCATGCGCCTTCTCTCCGGTGACGATTGCTTCGACGCTCACAAACCGATCCAGCATTTGCAGCTTGATCACTGCCCCCTTGACGCTGAGCACCAGACAGGCCGCGAGCGAAGAATACAGAAGATCAAGCGGATTGAAGCCAGCCTCCGAAACGCCAGCGACCACCTCGAGTTCGCCGCCGGTCACCGTTCGCAAGCTTGCGCGCCCCCGCACGCCCAAGACAGACGTCGCTCCGGTTTCTCTCGTCTTCACGCGAATATCGACCACTGGTTTTTCCTCGACTCATCCATATGAGGTTAGAAGAGCATCGAACGATTGATTTCGGCAAGCGAAGCTTTGCCGAGAAGAGCCATCGCCACTTCGAACTCTGTCTGCAGAACAGTCAGCATGTGAGCAACCCCCGGCATACCGCCAATGTGGAGGGCGTGCAGGACCGGCTCACCCACCATGACGGCCGATGCCCCGAGAGCCAGAGCCTTGACGATATCCGTCCCGCGACGAATGCCACCATCAAGGATGAGTGGAACTCGTCCATCGAGCCGGTCAGCAATCAGCGGCAAGACATCAAGGCTGGCGGGCAGGCCATCCAGTATACGACCGCCGTGGTTGGACACTACGAGAGCATCGACGCCGACTTCGACGGCACGTAGCGCATCGTGCGGATTGAGGATGCCTTTCAAGATGAGCGGTAGGCGACAATTATCCCTCAGCCACGCAATATCCTCCCATCGAGCCGCTTCATCGAGCATGCCTTGAAACACGGGGCTGCCATTGACAGCCCGAACCGGAGCGGAGCCTTCCAGCCCATCCAGATTGACCGGTCGGATCTGCATCGGAAGTTTGAAGCCAGCCCTCGCCTGCGCATTCCGCATTCCATTGACCGGCGCATCTACCGTGACGACGAGAGCGCGGTAACCGGCTTCTTCCGCCCGCCGGACCAGTGACAGCGTTTCCTCTCGTCTCCGCTGAAGATAGAGCTGAAACCAAAGCGGCGTTATCGACCGTTTTGCGATCGCTTCCAGCCTGACACTTGAAAGCAGGCTGACCGTCATCACTGTTCTGGTCAGGCCTGCCGCCTCAACAGTCGCCAGCTCTCCTTGCGGGTGCACAAGCTGATGATAGGCAGTCGGAGCCAGAAGGATGGGATAGGCCATCTCCGCACCGAGGAGGACTGATTTCGCGGAAGCGCCGCGCATGTCTGCCAAGACGCTGGGCATCAGACGATGACGCTCGAAAGCCTCGCGGTTCGCGCGTTTCGTCTGTCCGTCTCCAGCAGGGCCATTGATGTAGGACCCGATTGCCGGATCGATCCGTGCGCGAAAGTGGCGCTCATAATCAAGCAGTGAAACGGTATCGTCCGGAACAGCCATCACCGCAGCACCTTCTCTGCCAGCAGCATATCAAGACGTGCCTTTAGTGCATCCGCACGTGCGCCTTTGAAACACGAAAGTGCTGCTTGCAGTTGTTGCCAGAAATCCGGAAAGCCGAATGATACCGACCTTTCGATAAGATCGAATGCACCATCATGGCTGCCCTTCGCCACCAGAATTCTGGCTGCATTCAGGTGCGCCCAGCAATCGCCTTGCGCGGCACCCGCGCGATAGAATTCAAGCGCAATGTTTTCATCCGGCGCGACTGTGCGACCATCTTCGTGGAGTAGCCCAAGCATGTTGAGGGACTTTGCATGCCCTTGCCGGGCTGCATCCGCGTAAAGGGCGTAGGCTGCGGCTTCATCCCGCTCCACGCCATCCCCACGCAGGAAGAGATCGGCCAGATTGAACTTCGCCCAGACGTCGCCCAGATCCGCCGCTTCTTGGTAATAGGCTGCGGCAGTTGAGCAGTCTGGAGGCACACCCCAGCCTCGCTCATAGGCCCGACCCAGCATATTGATGGCACGCGCGTCTTTGGCCCGCGCCGCCGCACGCAGCAGATCCAGCGCACTTTCATATTCCTGGCGATCTAGATGCACCTGTGCGAGCGCGAGTTGCACCTCTACCAGCGTCTCATGACTCTCTGCCGTCACAGTTCCGCCCAGCGCCGTAGAAGATTATGGTAATGATTGACCAGACCAAGCACGGCCGGATTGTCATCACCAAGTTGCTGGCGCGTCTGGATAATCGAGACGTCCAGGTCATAGAGCATCGCGCGCAGACCATCATCCTTCACCATGGACTGGGTCCAGAAGAAGCATCCCCAGCGACTGCCGCGCGTGATCGGCACGACCCGGTGAAGGCTGGACGAGGGATAGACGACCATATGGCCGGCTGGAAGTTTGACCGCGTGGGTGCCGAACGTGTCTTCGATGACGAGTTCACCGCCATCATATTCATCCGGATCGGTCAGAAAAATCGTCGTGGATACGTCAGCGCGCATCCGCATTCCGCCGGAACCGGGGATGGTGCGAATGGAATTATCCACATGCGCTCCGAAAGTCATACCGACGTCATAGCGATTGAACATCGGGGGGAGAACGCGAAGCGGCAAGGCGGCAGAGTTGAAGGTCGGGTTTCTGCCCAGCGCATTGAGAACCAGTTCGCCCAGCGCACGCGCCTCTTCGCTCTCGACGGGGATCTGCAGATTGTTCTTGGCTTTCGCCGCCTGATCACCAGCAGTGACCTTTCCATCGACCCATTGCGAACCCTCAAGAACGGCGCGGCAATGGTTCAATTCTTCCTTCGTCAGGACATCTGGGACCTGAAGCAACATGGTATTTCATCCTGTCATGCAAAGACGATGCGCCACCGTCAGGCAGCGCATCGCATATTGTTGTCTCTGTCCGATGATCAGAAGGTGGTGCCGACGGTCAGCATGAACGTCCGGCCCGACGACGGAACGGCGCGACCGCCCTGCCCCGACTGATAATTCTGGTGATCCGTCAGGTTATAGCCATTGAGGGAGACGCGGAATTTATCGGTTTCGTAGGACACCAGAGCATCCAGCGAGAAGGCGTTCGGGATCTTCTGGGTGTTTGCCGTGTCCAGCCAGTAGGAGCTTGCATAGAGGAAGCCGCCGCCGACCTTGAGCTTGCCTGGAAGAGCAGCCGAAATCTCTTCTGCAATCGTATAGGTGGTCCACAGGTTGAAGTTATGCTTGGACACGTTTGGCGCTTCATTACCGATCTGCGCAACCGTAGCAGACTCGGTGATCTCACCGTCCAGGAAGGCGTAATTGGCGAAGACGGACCACTTGTCTGTCACCTCACCGCTGAGGCCAGCTTCGAAACCGCGAACCCGGCGACCGGTTGCCGCGTCGCCTGCACCGGCTGGAAGACCGGTCACTTCGTTGTAGGAATTGTCCTTGTCGACCTGGAAGATCGCGCCCGTCAAACCGAGCTTGCCATCCAGAAGATCAACCTTTCCGCCAATTTCCCACGTGTCCGAACGCTCCGGCGACAGCGGAGAGCTGCTCGACGGCAGTTCTGCGGCATTGCCTGTCAGAGCCGCAATATCGGTGGAGACCGGCTTATGGGTACGAGCGAAGGATGCGTAGAGCGACAGATTCTTGTTCGGCTCCCAGACGACACCAGCAGATGGATTATATGCCGTATCGCTCTGCGAAGCGGAGGCGCCGCTCTGCTCCAGCTCTGTCTTGAAGTAATCGATGCGCAAACCGCCGAGAACCGAGAACTCATCAGTAAGATAGGCGCGATCGCTGACGAAGAAGCCGACATTCGTCGCATCAAGCGTACGCTTTCCGGCATAATCAAAGACCGGCGAGAAATTGTAATAGTAGCGCGGATTGAACAGGGACTCGATATTGCGGTTCGTCCAGGTCGGCCAGGAACCGTTGACGCGTTCGTCGTTCTGGAAGCTGACATCGAGACCCACAACGGCCTTATGGCGAACGGACCCCGTTTCAAACTCCATCTGTGCTGCCGTGACGTTCTGGATCGCCCAACCTTCCTGATCGTAGGTCAGACCACCACCTGCACCCAGCGTATAGGTCGCAGCACGATTTCCACGGAAGAAGTTTGTTGCGCAAGCCGCAGAGCACGAGCCTGGAACCGTTCCACCGAAATCACGATCATAGATCGTCAACCGCGTGTCGTTCGTGATTGTCAACCAGTCCGTCAGTTCCGAACGGAAGGATGACCCCAGCATATGGTTGTTGGTGACGTCCTTGTTGGTCGAGCGCACATAGGAGATCGACGGATCGAAGCCATACTCCGCGGCTGGAAGATAGATGCCATTCGAGCCCTGCACCATCGGCTGCCCGTAGTCCGGAACACCATCGCCATGCAAATAGCTGTAGCTCAGATGCCATTCCGTCTCGGTGCCGATACCCATGCCGAAATCGACGCCGAAGCCACGACGATCCGAGGTCACGTTATCGCGGTCTGCGACATCCTGCTTGTGGTAGACGCCGTTGAAGCGGATCGCCGTCGTATCATTGATCTGGTAATTTGTGTCGACGGTCGTGCGGTAGGTCGGTCCTGTCCCGACGGACTGGTCGACCTTCGTGAAGTTTTCGAGACGAGCCTTTTTGCTGCTCTGGTTGATCAGGCCGCCCGTGTTTCCAGCGCCGAAATTATCACCAGATGGACCTTTGAAGACCTGAACATCTTCCGTGTTGAACGTATCGCGGGAATAGACGCCGAAATCGCGCAGGCCGTCGACATAGATATCGCTGCGTGCCTGGAAACCGCGGATACGGAACTGGCTGCCGTTTTGTCCGCCATTGCCTTCGCCCGTGGAAAGCGTGATGCCAGGAACGTTGCGCAGTGCCTGCTCCAGCGTCGTGGCGCGCTGCTCTTCGATGATCTGCGCCGGCACGACATTGATCGTCTTTGGCGTTTCCTTGATAGAGGCCGACAGCCGAGAAATGCCCGTCGTACGTTCGTTGGTATTGGGACCCTTGCCACCCTGGCCGCTGACTGTTACGCGGTTCAACACCGTTTCGTCATCAGTTGCCGCAGCGGAACCTGTGCGCGCATTTGTTGCCGCCTGCTGGGCGTTGGCGACGACAGGCAAACCGGCAATCGACATTGCCAGACCAGCTGTTGCCGCAGCACCAGACATCAACGGCCGCAACGAGGCCAAATTTCTCTCAATTTCCATCACACTCTCCTGAACCCCTGAGAGGAAGCAAAGGCGCGTTCGCGGGATCGGAAGGACCACCAGGCAAACGTCGCGCCTAAAACTTGTCTCGATTTGTCCAGTATTGTGTCATGAAAGTGGAGTCAATGAGTCGTCTATAAGATTCGAAAAATTCCTGTCGCGTTTTCAGAGACTTTGCCAATTTGCCGCACTCTCTTGTTTCCCAACGCAACAGGCGCATCTCGGGAGGCTGTGGTCTTTATCAAACGAAAAAGCCGCACCGATGAGATCGATGCGGCTTCTTTTTGTTTTATGGTGTCGGCTCTTACTCGGTAGTTGAACCTTCGCCTGAACTGTCTGACGGTGCGGCGCCAAGGTCACCGGTTTCAGCAGCGATTTCCTCAGGCAAATTGCCCGCCTCGTCGCCTTCCGGTTCGCTGATACGCTCGACCGACACCACCTTCTCGTCCTTCGCCGTCGAGAAGATTGTCACGCCCTTGGTAGCGCGGCTGGCAATGCGGATGCCATCGACCGGAACGCGGATGAGCTGGCCACCGTTCGACACGAGCATCAGCTGATCCTTGTCCTCGACCGGGAAGGCCGCAACGAGTTCGCCAATTTCGTTCGTCTTCGAGGTATCCGTTGCGCGGATCCCCTTGCCGCCACGACCGGATGTCCGGAAATCGTAGGACGACGAACGCTTGCCGAAACCACGCTCCGAGATCGTCAGAACGAACTGTTCATGCGCTTTCAGATATTCGTAACGCTCATCCGAAAGCTGCCCTTCCTCGGTCACTTCCTCGCCGACGAGCGCGATATCATCTTCGTCGACACCTGCGGCACGACGTTCCGCAGCCGAACGCTTGAGATATGCCGCACGCTCCCATGGTTCTGCCGCGACGTGCCCGACGATCGTCATCGAAATCAGACGGTCGCCTTCTGCCAGCGTAATGCCACGGACACCGATGGAATTGCGTCCGGCAAAGACACGCACGTCTTCCACAGGGAAACGGATGCACTGGCCAAGGGCCGTCGTCAGCAGGACGTCATCGCCCGGCAGACCGAGGTCCGCATTCGGCGGAGAGCAGGTCTCGACGGAGAGGATTTCATCGCCCTCTTCCTCGAGCTTCATCGCGATCTTCCCGTTGCGATTGACCTGGATGAAATCGGACAGCTTGTTTCGACGCACGGTCCCGCGCGTTGTCGAGAACATGACGTCGAGGTTTGCCCAGCTGTCCTCGTCCTCCGGCAATGGCATGATGGTCGTGATGCGTTCGCCTGGCTCCAGCGGCAGCATATTGATGAGCGCCTTGCCACGGGACTGCGGCGTGCCAATGGGGAGCCGCCAGACCTTTTCCTTGTAGACGATACCGCGGGACGAGAAGAAGAGTACCGGCGTGTGCGTATTGGCAACGAACAGGCGCGTGACGAAATCCTCATCGCGAGTCGCCATGCCCGAACGGCCTTTGCCACCGCGACGCTGGGCGCGGTAGGTCGTCAGCGGCACGCGCTTGATATAGCCGAGATGCGAAACGGTGACGACCATGTCTTCCCGGGCGATGAGATCTTCATCGTCCATGTCCGGGCCGCCTTCCATGATCTCCGTTCGGCGCGGGGTGCCGAACTCGTCACGGACTGCGGTCAGTTCATCCTTGACGATCTGCTGGATGCGCAGACGCGAGGAGAGAATATCGAGATAATCACTGATCTCGGCACCAATCTTGTTCAATTCGTCCGCGATTTCATCGCGTCCGAGTGCCGTCAGGCGGGCAAGGCGCAGTTCAAGAATCGCGCGGGCCTGCTCTTCCGACAGATTGTAGGTACCGTCTTCGTTGATGCGATGGCGCGGATCGTCGATCAGGCGGATCAACGCATCCACATCCTTGGCGGGCCAGCGGCGCTCCATCAATTGCTCGCGCGCGGTCTGCGGATCGGGAGCACGACGGATGAGATTGATGATCTCATCAATGTTGGCAACGGAAATGGCAAGGCCAACCAACACATGGGCACGATCGCGCGCCTTGCGAAGCAGATACTTGGTGCGGCGGCTGACGACTTCCTCGCGGAAGCTGACGAATGCCCGCAGCATGTCGAGCAAAGTCAACTGCTCCGGCTTGCCGCCATTCAACGCAACCATGTTGCAGCCGAACGATGTCTGAAGCGGCGTGTAGCGATACAGCTGGTTCAGAATGACTTCGGCATTCGCATCACGCTTCAGCTCGACGACGACACGGTAGCCCTGACGGTCCGACTCATCACGAAGGTCCGAGATGCCCTCAATGCG
The window above is part of the Rhizobium rhizoryzae genome. Proteins encoded here:
- a CDS encoding Fe2+-dependent dioxygenase — encoded protein: MLLQVPDVLTKEELNHCRAVLEGSQWVDGKVTAGDQAAKAKNNLQIPVESEEARALGELVLNALGRNPTFNSAALPLRVLPPMFNRYDVGMTFGAHVDNSIRTIPGSGGMRMRADVSTTIFLTDPDEYDGGELVIEDTFGTHAVKLPAGHMVVYPSSSLHRVVPITRGSRWGCFFWTQSMVKDDGLRAMLYDLDVSIIQTRQQLGDDNPAVLGLVNHYHNLLRRWAEL
- a CDS encoding TonB-dependent receptor, translated to MEIERNLASLRPLMSGAAATAGLAMSIAGLPVVANAQQAATNARTGSAAATDDETVLNRVTVSGQGGKGPNTNERTTGISRLSASIKETPKTINVVPAQIIEEQRATTLEQALRNVPGITLSTGEGNGGQNGSQFRIRGFQARSDIYVDGLRDFGVYSRDTFNTEDVQVFKGPSGDNFGAGNTGGLINQSSKKARLENFTKVDQSVGTGPTYRTTVDTNYQINDTTAIRFNGVYHKQDVADRDNVTSDRRGFGVDFGMGIGTETEWHLSYSYLHGDGVPDYGQPMVQGSNGIYLPAAEYGFDPSISYVRSTNKDVTNNHMLGSSFRSELTDWLTITNDTRLTIYDRDFGGTVPGSCSAACATNFFRGNRAATYTLGAGGGLTYDQEGWAIQNVTAAQMEFETGSVRHKAVVGLDVSFQNDERVNGSWPTWTNRNIESLFNPRYYYNFSPVFDYAGKRTLDATNVGFFVSDRAYLTDEFSVLGGLRIDYFKTELEQSGASASQSDTAYNPSAGVVWEPNKNLSLYASFARTHKPVSTDIAALTGNAAELPSSSSPLSPERSDTWEIGGKVDLLDGKLGLTGAIFQVDKDNSYNEVTGLPAGAGDAATGRRVRGFEAGLSGEVTDKWSVFANYAFLDGEITESATVAQIGNEAPNVSKHNFNLWTTYTIAEEISAALPGKLKVGGGFLYASSYWLDTANTQKIPNAFSLDALVSYETDKFRVSLNGYNLTDHQNYQSGQGGRAVPSSGRTFMLTVGTTF
- the gyrA gene encoding DNA gyrase subunit A, whose protein sequence is MTDQSTPGGGKLPPGIEPISIMEEMQRSYLDYAMSVIVSRALPDVRDGLKPVHRRILYGMSELGIDWNKKYVKCARVTGDVMGKYHPHGNAAIYDALARMAQDWSLRLPLIDGQGNFGSIDGDPPAAERYTECRLQKAAHSLLDDLDKETVDFRDNYDGTLSEPVVVPAKFPNLLVNGAGGIAVGMATNIPPHNLSEVIDGCIALIDNPAIELLDLMQIIPGPDFPTGALILGRSGIRSAYETGRGSVIMRGRATIEPMRGDREQIIITEVPYQVNKSAMIEKMAELVREKRIEGISDLRDESDRQGYRVVVELKRDANAEVILNQLYRYTPLQTSFGCNMVALNGGKPEQLTLLDMLRAFVSFREEVVSRRTKYLLRKARDRAHVLVGLAISVANIDEIINLIRRAPDPQTAREQLMERRWPAKDVDALIRLIDDPRHRINEDGTYNLSEEQARAILELRLARLTALGRDEIADELNKIGAEISDYLDILSSRLRIQQIVKDELTAVRDEFGTPRRTEIMEGGPDMDDEDLIAREDMVVTVSHLGYIKRVPLTTYRAQRRGGKGRSGMATRDEDFVTRLFVANTHTPVLFFSSRGIVYKEKVWRLPIGTPQSRGKALINMLPLEPGERITTIMPLPEDEDSWANLDVMFSTTRGTVRRNKLSDFIQVNRNGKIAMKLEEEGDEILSVETCSPPNADLGLPGDDVLLTTALGQCIRFPVEDVRVFAGRNSIGVRGITLAEGDRLISMTIVGHVAAEPWERAAYLKRSAAERRAAGVDEDDIALVGEEVTEEGQLSDERYEYLKAHEQFVLTISERGFGKRSSSYDFRTSGRGGKGIRATDTSKTNEIGELVAAFPVEDKDQLMLVSNGGQLIRVPVDGIRIASRATKGVTIFSTAKDEKVVSVERISEPEGDEAGNLPEEIAAETGDLGAAPSDSSGEGSTTE